Proteins from a genomic interval of Stenotrophomonas maltophilia:
- a CDS encoding tetratricopeptide repeat protein, producing the protein MEMQHRTGCTAVLAALLCLGLTACQTLPPPSRLPPAQQQALEQRGSDGSFDGAWDTAETFERFNDPRALAYYERAAAITPWTFHNTKAEEALGRIWTSGMLRHADSPRIDPAPVLRASWRRGERAYLAAANHGNPYAFYGLAKAYRQRGDAQQALRWDLRAMIYQRYPSRSSRLPDAVAAQGDTVHPLVARIQRRAARGDAEAQVDLGALLEKGMGLPRDPARALQLYQRAGEQGNVFGQYFAGLLLGRSAPGVEKDTEAAARWFAKAEAQRFYMAAPSYWKKAVEPPFFIFSE; encoded by the coding sequence ATGGAAATGCAACACCGCACTGGATGCACCGCCGTACTGGCCGCCCTGCTCTGCCTGGGCCTGACGGCGTGCCAGACCCTGCCCCCGCCGTCCAGGCTGCCACCGGCACAGCAGCAGGCCCTGGAACAGCGCGGCAGCGACGGCAGCTTTGACGGCGCCTGGGATACCGCAGAGACCTTCGAGCGCTTCAACGATCCGCGCGCACTCGCCTACTACGAGCGTGCCGCTGCGATCACGCCATGGACCTTCCACAACACCAAGGCGGAAGAGGCACTCGGCCGGATCTGGACCTCCGGCATGCTGCGGCATGCCGACAGCCCCCGCATCGATCCTGCACCGGTGCTGCGTGCGTCCTGGCGACGTGGCGAACGCGCCTATCTGGCGGCCGCCAACCACGGCAATCCCTATGCGTTCTACGGGCTCGCCAAGGCCTATCGCCAGCGGGGCGACGCGCAACAGGCGCTGCGCTGGGACCTGCGCGCGATGATCTACCAGCGCTATCCAAGCCGTTCCTCGCGACTGCCGGATGCAGTGGCCGCGCAGGGCGACACCGTGCATCCGCTGGTTGCGCGCATCCAGCGTCGCGCGGCGCGTGGCGATGCCGAAGCGCAAGTGGATCTGGGCGCACTGCTGGAGAAAGGCATGGGACTGCCGCGCGATCCGGCACGTGCGTTGCAGCTGTACCAGCGTGCCGGGGAACAGGGCAATGTCTTCGGCCAGTACTTCGCCGGGCTGCTGCTGGGCCGGAGTGCGCCAGGCGTGGAGAAGGACACCGAGGCGGCGGCACGCTGGTTCGCGAAGGCCGAGGCACAGCGCTTCTACATGGCAGCGCCGAGTTACTGGAAGAAGGCGGTCGAGCCGCCGTTCTTCATTTTTTCGGAGTAG
- the asnB gene encoding asparagine synthase B: MCSIFGIFGLQAGDDLPALRRHALELSQRQRHRGPDWSGVYLDEGALLVHERLAIVDPAGGSQPLLSADGQLALAVNGEIYNHQQLKAALTTAYDFQTGSDCEVINALYRQGGSPAQWLEQLNGIFAFALWDRDVGRVLVARDPIGVVPLYWGHDAQGRLRVASEMKALVDSCADVAQFPPGHYFDSASGELVRYYQQPWRDYADVQGRQADLAELRQAFEHAVERQLMSDVPYGVLLSGGLDSSLVAAVAARYARRRIEDGGQTEAWWPRLHSFAIGLKGSPDLAAAAIAAEALGTVHHGFEYTFEEGLDALPEVIRHIETYDVTTIRASTPMFLLARRIKAMGVKMVLSGEGSDEIFGGYLYFHKAPDAREFHDELVRKLDALHNYDCLRANKSMMAWGVEPRVPFLDREFLDVAMRFDAAHKMVGAGFGGRRIEKAVLREAFDGYLPDSILWRQKEQFSDGVGYGWIDGLKAHAEAQVSDRVLAAADKRFPHNPPQTKEAYYYRHLFEQFFPSRAAAETVPGGKSIACSSPAAIAWDASFAAAADPSGRAIAGVHAQALA; the protein is encoded by the coding sequence ATGTGTTCGATCTTCGGAATCTTCGGCCTGCAGGCCGGTGACGATCTTCCCGCCCTGCGCCGTCATGCGCTGGAACTGTCGCAGCGCCAGCGCCACCGGGGCCCGGACTGGAGCGGCGTGTACCTGGACGAAGGCGCACTGCTGGTCCACGAGCGGCTGGCCATCGTCGATCCGGCCGGCGGCTCGCAACCGCTGCTGTCGGCCGATGGGCAGCTGGCGCTGGCAGTGAACGGCGAAATCTACAACCACCAGCAGCTGAAGGCCGCGCTGACCACCGCCTACGACTTCCAGACCGGCTCGGACTGCGAAGTGATCAACGCGCTGTACCGCCAGGGCGGATCGCCAGCGCAGTGGCTGGAGCAGCTCAACGGCATCTTCGCTTTCGCGCTGTGGGACCGTGATGTCGGCCGGGTGCTGGTTGCGCGCGATCCGATCGGGGTGGTGCCGCTGTACTGGGGCCACGATGCGCAGGGGCGCCTGCGGGTGGCTTCGGAGATGAAGGCGCTGGTCGATTCCTGCGCCGATGTCGCGCAGTTCCCGCCGGGCCACTATTTCGACAGCGCCAGCGGTGAGCTGGTGCGCTACTACCAGCAACCCTGGCGTGACTACGCCGACGTGCAGGGCCGCCAGGCGGATCTGGCCGAACTGCGCCAGGCCTTCGAGCATGCGGTGGAACGCCAGCTGATGAGCGATGTGCCGTACGGCGTGCTGCTGTCCGGTGGCCTGGACTCGTCGCTGGTGGCGGCGGTGGCCGCGCGCTATGCACGCCGCCGCATCGAAGACGGCGGGCAGACCGAAGCCTGGTGGCCGCGCCTGCACTCGTTCGCGATCGGCTTGAAGGGCTCGCCCGATCTGGCCGCCGCTGCGATCGCCGCCGAAGCGCTGGGTACGGTGCACCACGGGTTCGAATACACCTTCGAAGAAGGCCTGGATGCACTGCCGGAAGTGATCCGCCATATCGAAACCTACGACGTCACCACCATCCGTGCATCGACACCGATGTTCCTGCTGGCGCGGCGGATCAAGGCGATGGGGGTGAAGATGGTGCTGTCCGGCGAGGGCAGCGATGAGATCTTCGGTGGCTACCTGTACTTCCACAAGGCGCCGGACGCGCGCGAATTCCACGATGAGCTGGTGCGCAAGCTCGACGCCCTGCACAACTACGACTGCCTGCGTGCCAACAAGTCGATGATGGCCTGGGGCGTGGAGCCGCGCGTGCCGTTCCTGGATCGTGAATTCCTCGACGTGGCGATGCGCTTCGATGCCGCGCACAAGATGGTCGGTGCCGGGTTCGGTGGCCGCCGCATCGAGAAGGCGGTGCTGCGCGAGGCATTCGATGGCTACCTGCCGGACAGCATCCTGTGGCGTCAGAAGGAGCAGTTCAGCGATGGCGTCGGCTACGGCTGGATCGACGGACTGAAAGCGCATGCCGAGGCGCAGGTGAGCGACCGTGTGCTGGCGGCGGCCGACAAGCGCTTCCCGCACAACCCGCCGCAGACCAAGGAGGCGTACTACTACCGCCACCTGTTCGAGCAGTTCTTCCCGAGCCGCGCGGCGGCGGAGACCGTGCCGGGCGGCAAGTCGATCGCCTGTTCGTCGCCGGCGGCGATCGCCTGGGATGCCAGCTTCGCCGCAGCTGCCGACCCTTCCGGACGCGCGATTGCCGGCGTGCACGCGCAGGCCCTGGCCTAA
- a CDS encoding cation:proton antiporter: protein MFMDVQAGGNAPPTKWGWRYLAWAGVPLLVGVLLARYAGPAAPEAVARATAAAEGSWAQHLASPLGLFLLQLLVLLLVAKGAGALLKRFGQPAVIGEMAAGLMMGPLVLGSLLPQLHGALFPASSLGPLGMLSQLGVLMFLLVAGAELDLAALRGRRRFAFTVSHAGIAVPFVLGVALAIWLYPQHGPEGVGFTAFALFVGISMSITAFPVLLRILADRGITQTSLGQTAIACAALGDATAWCLLALIVAAAQASGWLPASLNLLCVVAFVALMLGLVKPWFTRQQIAPGREGRWLLGILLLSLASALVTEMLGIHALFGAFAAGVAVSSNVQLRELLMARVEPFAVTLLLPLFFAMTGLRMRADALQASDIVLCAVVIVVATAGKLLGTFSAARSAGMPTREAWRLGALMNTRGLMELIVLNLGYELGLLGDRLFAVLVIMALVTTAMTGPLLNLIERRRA from the coding sequence ATGTTCATGGACGTACAGGCAGGCGGCAACGCGCCGCCCACGAAATGGGGATGGCGTTATCTGGCCTGGGCCGGTGTCCCGCTGCTGGTCGGCGTGCTGTTGGCGCGGTATGCCGGGCCGGCGGCGCCCGAGGCGGTCGCCCGTGCCACGGCTGCTGCCGAAGGCAGCTGGGCGCAGCATCTGGCGTCACCGCTGGGCCTGTTCCTGCTGCAGCTGCTGGTGCTGCTGCTGGTGGCCAAGGGCGCAGGTGCGCTGCTCAAGCGCTTTGGGCAACCGGCGGTGATCGGCGAGATGGCCGCCGGCCTGATGATGGGGCCGCTGGTGCTCGGCAGCCTGTTGCCGCAGCTGCATGGCGCCCTGTTCCCGGCCAGCTCGCTTGGCCCGCTGGGCATGCTCAGCCAGCTGGGCGTATTGATGTTCCTGCTGGTAGCCGGTGCCGAGCTGGACCTGGCGGCACTGCGTGGCCGCCGCCGTTTTGCTTTCACGGTCAGCCATGCTGGCATCGCGGTGCCGTTCGTGCTTGGCGTCGCTCTGGCGATCTGGCTGTATCCGCAGCACGGCCCCGAAGGTGTGGGCTTCACCGCGTTCGCGTTGTTTGTCGGCATCTCGATGAGCATCACCGCGTTCCCGGTGCTGCTGCGCATCCTCGCCGACCGCGGCATCACGCAGACATCGCTGGGCCAGACCGCCATCGCCTGCGCCGCCTTGGGCGACGCCACCGCGTGGTGCCTGCTGGCGCTGATCGTCGCAGCGGCCCAGGCCAGTGGCTGGCTACCGGCCAGCCTCAACCTGCTGTGCGTGGTTGCGTTCGTGGCGTTGATGCTGGGGCTGGTGAAGCCCTGGTTCACCCGCCAGCAGATCGCACCGGGCCGTGAGGGGCGCTGGCTGCTGGGCATTCTGCTGCTGTCGCTGGCCAGTGCGCTGGTCACCGAGATGCTCGGCATCCATGCGCTGTTCGGTGCCTTTGCTGCGGGCGTGGCAGTGTCGTCCAACGTGCAGCTGCGCGAGCTGCTGATGGCCCGCGTCGAACCGTTCGCGGTGACGCTGCTGCTGCCGCTGTTCTTCGCCATGACCGGTCTGCGCATGCGCGCCGATGCATTGCAGGCCAGCGATATCGTGCTGTGCGCGGTGGTGATCGTGGTGGCCACGGCCGGCAAGCTGCTGGGCACCTTCAGTGCTGCACGCAGCGCCGGCATGCCCACGCGCGAGGCGTGGCGGCTGGGTGCACTGATGAACACCCGTGGCCTGATGGAGCTGATCGTGCTCAACCTGGGCTACGAGCTGGGCCTGCTCGGCGACCGCCTGTTCGCGGTGCTGGTGATCATGGCGTTGGTGACCACGGCGATGACCGGGCCGCTGCTGAACCTGATCGAGCGGCGCAGGGCCTGA
- a CDS encoding penicillin acylase family protein, whose translation MRRRWRWILALLIAIVMAAVLTIWLLLRGSLADLDGEHALPGLAKTVTVERDALGVVTITAGSQADAMRALGRVHAQERYFEMDLMRRSAAGELSALFGPKAIDADKRMRVHRLRARTEANMRAALGDNIEAVSAYVGGVNEGLADLSVRPWAYLLLRQSPQPWQASDSVLAGLAMYADLQDPGNQTELALSRIRAVVPPALYALIAHDGTEWDAPLFGEPTGNAALPDASQLDLRTLKATSGTAQEEADAVGSNNFAVAGALTADGRAIVADDMHLGLRAPGLWFRVRLRYPDPQAAGGQVDVTGFSLPGLPAVIVGSNGHVAWGFTNSYIDTADYRTEPANAPATVHEERITVAGQADVVFPVRETAWGPILHTHADGSGDALRWVAQLPGAVRLDFGDLARAGDLDTALQFADHAGIPAQNLVVGDRSGRIAWRLIGARPDRGPGCAPAGFTAANNQDCAPWPIRSDASPALIDPPNHRLWTANGRVLDGEALAAAGNGGYDLGARARQIRDLLAIQERFDEHDLLAIQLDDRAVFLQRWWALLHDVIERSDDPALKRLKAVSHQWGGRASADSVSYRVVREFRTQVMETLSDALLAPANAQLGEDYLDPRLAQLEGVAWPMLQQRPANLLPPAFDSWDALLIDAARRTEAELSRQGPLARRTWGERNTAAICHPIARALPDIAKRWLCMPADRLPGDRDMPRVQTPNFGASERMVVSPGHEADGFVHMPGGQSGHPLSPYWGAGHEDWVHGRPTPFLPGKAQHVMTLVPAR comes from the coding sequence ATGCGACGTAGATGGCGTTGGATACTGGCTCTGCTGATCGCCATCGTGATGGCTGCGGTCCTGACAATCTGGCTGCTGCTGCGTGGCAGCCTGGCCGACCTGGACGGCGAGCATGCCCTGCCGGGGCTGGCCAAGACGGTCACCGTCGAGCGCGATGCGCTGGGCGTGGTCACCATCACCGCCGGCAGCCAGGCCGACGCCATGCGCGCATTGGGTCGCGTGCATGCGCAGGAACGCTATTTCGAAATGGACCTGATGCGCCGCAGTGCCGCCGGCGAGCTGTCGGCGCTGTTCGGGCCGAAGGCCATCGACGCCGACAAGCGCATGCGCGTGCATCGGCTGCGCGCGCGCACCGAGGCGAACATGCGGGCTGCGCTGGGCGACAACATCGAAGCCGTGAGCGCCTATGTCGGTGGGGTCAATGAGGGCCTGGCCGATCTCTCCGTGCGCCCGTGGGCCTACCTGCTGCTGCGGCAATCACCACAGCCCTGGCAGGCCAGCGACAGCGTGCTGGCCGGGCTGGCCATGTATGCCGACCTGCAGGATCCGGGCAACCAGACCGAGCTTGCGCTGAGCCGCATCCGCGCGGTGGTGCCACCGGCGCTGTATGCGCTGATCGCCCACGACGGCACCGAATGGGATGCACCGCTGTTCGGCGAACCCACCGGCAACGCCGCCCTGCCCGATGCCAGCCAGCTTGACCTGCGCACATTGAAGGCAACATCCGGCACCGCGCAGGAAGAGGCGGACGCCGTCGGCAGCAACAACTTCGCGGTGGCCGGGGCGCTTACCGCCGATGGCCGCGCGATCGTCGCCGACGACATGCACCTGGGCCTGCGTGCACCGGGCCTGTGGTTCCGCGTGCGTCTGCGCTACCCGGACCCGCAGGCTGCCGGCGGCCAGGTCGATGTCACCGGTTTTTCGCTGCCCGGTCTGCCCGCGGTGATCGTCGGCAGCAACGGTCACGTGGCCTGGGGCTTCACCAACAGCTACATCGACACGGCGGACTACCGCACTGAACCGGCCAACGCCCCGGCGACCGTACATGAAGAACGCATCACCGTAGCCGGCCAGGCCGACGTGGTGTTCCCGGTGCGCGAAACCGCCTGGGGGCCAATCCTGCATACCCACGCCGACGGCAGCGGCGACGCGCTGCGCTGGGTCGCCCAGCTGCCCGGCGCGGTGCGCCTGGACTTCGGTGACCTGGCCCGCGCCGGTGACCTGGACACTGCCCTGCAGTTCGCCGACCACGCCGGCATCCCCGCACAGAACCTGGTGGTCGGCGACCGCAGCGGACGCATCGCCTGGCGCCTGATCGGCGCCCGCCCGGACCGCGGCCCCGGCTGTGCGCCTGCGGGCTTCACCGCCGCCAACAACCAGGACTGCGCACCCTGGCCGATCCGCAGCGATGCCTCACCGGCACTGATCGACCCACCCAACCATCGCCTGTGGACCGCCAACGGCCGCGTTCTGGACGGCGAGGCACTGGCCGCCGCCGGCAACGGTGGCTATGACCTCGGTGCACGGGCGCGGCAGATCCGTGACCTGCTGGCGATCCAGGAGCGCTTCGACGAGCACGATCTGCTGGCGATCCAGCTCGATGACCGCGCCGTGTTCCTGCAGCGCTGGTGGGCCCTGCTGCACGACGTCATCGAACGCAGTGACGACCCTGCACTGAAGCGATTGAAGGCGGTCAGCCATCAGTGGGGCGGGCGCGCTTCAGCCGACTCGGTCAGCTACCGGGTGGTGCGCGAGTTCCGCACGCAGGTGATGGAGACGCTGTCCGATGCGCTGCTGGCACCGGCCAATGCGCAGCTGGGTGAGGACTACCTCGATCCGCGCCTGGCGCAGCTGGAAGGCGTAGCCTGGCCGATGCTGCAGCAGCGCCCGGCCAACCTGCTGCCGCCGGCGTTCGACAGCTGGGATGCGCTGCTGATCGATGCAGCACGCCGCACGGAAGCCGAGCTCTCCAGGCAGGGCCCACTGGCCAGGCGCACGTGGGGTGAACGCAACACCGCGGCGATCTGCCATCCCATTGCTCGCGCATTGCCGGACATCGCCAAGCGCTGGCTGTGCATGCCCGCCGACCGGCTGCCTGGTGACCGCGACATGCCGCGCGTACAGACGCCGAACTTCGGTGCTTCCGAGCGCATGGTGGTGTCGCCCGGCCACGAGGCCGACGGCTTCGTGCATATGCCCGGCGGCCAGAGCGGGCATCCGCTGTCACCTTACTGGGGTGCCGGCCACGAGGACTGGGTGCATGGACGCCCGACCCCGTTCCTGCCTGGCAAGGCACAGCACGTGATGACGCTGGTGCCGGCGCGTTGA
- the bfr gene encoding bacterioferritin translates to MKGNPDVIACLKELLRGELAARDQYFIHSRRYEDQGLFALYERLNHEMEEETQHADALLRRILFLGGDPDMRPHATEPGKTVEEMLQKDLDTEYAVRNNLAAGMKLCEENGDYVSRDILLAQLKDTEEDHAWWLEQQLGLIKRIGLELYQLSKIDGNGAPAH, encoded by the coding sequence ATGAAAGGCAACCCGGACGTCATCGCCTGCCTGAAGGAACTGCTGCGCGGCGAGCTTGCTGCCCGCGACCAGTACTTCATCCATTCCCGCCGTTACGAGGACCAGGGCCTGTTCGCGCTGTACGAACGCCTGAACCACGAGATGGAAGAGGAAACCCAGCACGCCGATGCGCTGCTGCGCCGGATCCTGTTCCTCGGCGGCGACCCGGACATGCGCCCGCATGCCACCGAGCCCGGCAAGACCGTGGAAGAGATGCTGCAGAAGGATCTCGATACTGAATACGCCGTTCGGAACAATCTGGCCGCCGGCATGAAGCTGTGCGAGGAGAACGGCGACTACGTGAGCCGCGACATCCTGCTGGCGCAGCTGAAGGACACCGAGGAAGACCACGCCTGGTGGCTGGAGCAGCAGCTGGGCCTGATCAAGCGCATCGGCCTGGAGCTGTACCAGCTGAGCAAGATCGACGGCAACGGCGCCCCGGCGCACTGA
- the parC gene encoding DNA topoisomerase IV subunit A, with protein sequence MTELARPVFHGFEQLPLREYAERAYLDYSMYVVLDRALPFIGDGLKPVQRRIIYSMSELGLNAASKPKKSARTVGDVIGKYHPHGDSACYEALVLMAQPFSYRYPLIEGQGNFGSSDDPKSFAAMRYTESKLTPIAEVLLGELGQGTTDWAPNFDGTLQEPTWMPARLPHLLLNGTTGIAVGMATDVPPHNLNEIVSALLHLLDNPEATVRDLCEHVQGPDYPSSAEIITAANDLRNMYETGNGSVRARATFTKEANNIVVTALPFQVSPSKVIEQIAAQMRAKKLPWLEDIRDESDHANPVRVVLVPRSNRVDAEQLMGHLFATTDMERSYRVNLNVIGLDGRPQVKNLKMLLSEWLTFRSNTVTRRLQHRLQKVERRLHLLEGLLVAFLNLDEVIHIIRTEDEPKAALIARFGLSDDQAEYILETKLKQLARLEEMKIRGEQDELAKEREKILGILDSKAKLKKLIRDELTADAKKFGDARRSPLVQRQAAQAIDETELVPSEPMTVVLSEKGWIRAAKGHDVDASALSYRDGDALQGAVRARSTQQVAFLDSEGRAYSTPVHTLPSARGNGEPLTGRFSPAPGTSFVTLASAEPDARFVLASSHGYGFVTRFENLIGRNKAGKAMLNLSSGSSVLTPSVLANVATDRIVAVTSSGNLLAIAANDLPELDKGKGNKIIEIPKAKLATERVVAIVAISPGQTLQVRSGQRTMGLKFNELDAYLGARATRGHLLPRGWQKVEGLSVE encoded by the coding sequence ATGACCGAACTTGCCCGCCCCGTGTTCCACGGATTCGAACAACTGCCGCTGCGCGAGTACGCCGAACGCGCCTACCTCGACTACTCGATGTACGTGGTCCTGGACCGCGCCCTGCCGTTCATCGGCGACGGCCTGAAGCCGGTGCAGCGCCGCATCATCTATTCGATGAGCGAGCTGGGCCTGAATGCCGCGTCCAAGCCGAAGAAGTCCGCGCGCACCGTCGGTGACGTCATCGGTAAGTACCACCCGCACGGCGACAGCGCGTGCTACGAGGCGCTGGTGCTGATGGCCCAGCCGTTCTCGTACCGCTACCCGCTGATCGAGGGCCAGGGCAACTTCGGCTCCAGCGACGACCCGAAGTCGTTCGCGGCGATGCGTTATACCGAATCCAAGCTGACCCCGATCGCCGAAGTGCTGCTGGGCGAGCTGGGCCAGGGCACCACCGACTGGGCACCGAACTTCGACGGCACCCTGCAGGAACCGACCTGGATGCCGGCGCGGCTGCCGCACCTGCTGCTGAACGGCACCACCGGCATCGCCGTGGGCATGGCCACCGACGTGCCGCCGCACAATCTCAACGAGATCGTCAGCGCGCTGCTGCACCTTCTGGACAACCCCGAGGCGACCGTGCGCGACCTGTGCGAGCACGTGCAGGGCCCGGACTACCCGTCCAGCGCCGAGATCATCACCGCCGCCAACGATCTGCGGAACATGTACGAGACCGGCAACGGCAGCGTGCGTGCGCGTGCGACCTTCACCAAGGAAGCCAACAACATCGTGGTGACGGCGCTGCCGTTCCAGGTGTCGCCGTCGAAGGTGATCGAGCAGATCGCCGCGCAGATGCGCGCCAAGAAGCTGCCGTGGCTGGAAGACATCCGCGATGAGTCCGACCACGCCAACCCGGTGCGCGTGGTGCTGGTGCCGCGCTCCAACCGCGTCGACGCCGAACAGCTGATGGGCCACCTGTTCGCCACCACGGACATGGAGCGCAGCTACCGCGTCAACCTCAACGTGATCGGGCTGGACGGCCGTCCGCAGGTGAAGAACCTGAAGATGCTGCTCAGCGAATGGCTGACCTTCCGCAGCAACACCGTCACCCGCCGCCTGCAGCACCGCCTGCAGAAGGTCGAGCGCCGCCTGCACCTGTTGGAAGGCCTGCTGGTCGCCTTCCTCAACCTGGACGAGGTGATCCACATCATCCGTACCGAGGACGAACCGAAGGCCGCGCTGATCGCGCGCTTCGGCCTGTCCGACGACCAGGCCGAGTACATCCTGGAAACCAAGCTGAAGCAGCTGGCCCGCCTGGAGGAGATGAAGATCCGTGGCGAGCAGGACGAGCTGGCCAAGGAGCGCGAGAAGATCCTCGGCATCCTCGACAGCAAGGCCAAGCTGAAGAAGCTGATCCGCGACGAACTGACCGCCGACGCCAAGAAGTTCGGCGATGCACGCCGCTCGCCGCTGGTGCAGCGCCAGGCCGCGCAGGCCATCGACGAGACCGAGCTGGTGCCGAGCGAGCCGATGACCGTGGTGTTGTCCGAGAAGGGCTGGATCCGCGCGGCCAAGGGCCACGACGTCGATGCATCCGCGCTGTCCTACCGCGACGGTGATGCGCTGCAGGGCGCGGTGCGTGCGCGCAGCACCCAGCAGGTTGCGTTCCTCGACAGCGAGGGCCGCGCCTACTCCACGCCGGTGCACACCCTGCCCTCGGCGCGCGGCAACGGTGAACCGCTGACCGGCCGCTTCTCGCCGGCACCGGGCACCAGCTTCGTGACCCTGGCCAGTGCCGAGCCGGATGCCCGCTTCGTGCTGGCCTCCAGTCATGGCTATGGCTTTGTCACCCGCTTCGAGAACCTGATCGGTCGCAACAAGGCCGGCAAGGCGATGCTGAACCTGTCGTCCGGTTCCTCGGTGCTGACCCCATCGGTGCTCGCCAACGTGGCCACCGACCGCATCGTGGCGGTGACCAGTTCGGGCAACCTGCTGGCGATTGCTGCCAACGACCTGCCGGAACTGGACAAGGGCAAGGGCAACAAGATCATCGAGATCCCGAAGGCCAAGCTCGCCACCGAACGCGTGGTCGCCATCGTGGCGATCAGCCCGGGGCAGACCCTGCAGGTACGCAGTGGCCAGCGCACCATGGGCCTGAAGTTCAATGAGCTGGACGCCTACCTCGGCGCCCGCGCCACCCGCGGCCACCTGCTGCCGCGCGGCTGGCAGAAGGTGGAAGGGTTGTCGGTGGAGTGA
- a CDS encoding helix-turn-helix domain-containing protein, with the protein MMNKAEIPPSKRLLRDDALDWFERNDGPPVVAFRFDSPLGLVREVDWHHHQRAQLICVERGLLTTRTSHGTWSLAPGSAGWMPPLEPHTVTLDGPLRGWGMALAAPACATLPADPCVLGLSKLAQALADRICEWPLGYDTTPERQHIIEVLLDEIRTAPRQRMHLPMPHDRRLLKIASQLLADPSDERSLAEWAHWAGLSPRSLTRHFRDETTLSFAQWRQQARLSEALRQLTDGRSVADIAHALGFSSASAFVTVFRRHFGLPPGRYLARAGHGLETGLDPARGLASPAASG; encoded by the coding sequence ATGATGAACAAGGCAGAAATCCCCCCTTCCAAGCGGTTGTTGCGCGACGACGCGCTGGATTGGTTCGAGCGCAATGACGGGCCACCGGTTGTCGCTTTCCGCTTCGACAGCCCCCTGGGCCTGGTCCGTGAAGTGGACTGGCACCACCACCAGCGCGCGCAGCTGATCTGCGTCGAACGCGGCCTGCTGACCACCCGGACCTCGCACGGCACGTGGTCACTGGCGCCGGGCTCGGCCGGCTGGATGCCGCCGCTGGAGCCGCATACGGTCACCCTGGACGGCCCGCTGCGCGGCTGGGGCATGGCACTGGCCGCGCCGGCCTGCGCCACCCTGCCCGCCGATCCCTGCGTACTGGGCCTGTCCAAGCTGGCGCAGGCGCTGGCCGACCGCATCTGCGAATGGCCGCTGGGCTATGACACCACGCCCGAGCGCCAGCACATCATCGAGGTGCTGCTGGATGAGATCCGCACCGCGCCGCGACAGCGCATGCATCTGCCGATGCCGCACGACCGGCGCCTGCTGAAGATCGCCTCGCAGCTGCTGGCCGACCCGTCCGACGAGCGCAGCCTGGCCGAATGGGCGCATTGGGCCGGCCTGTCGCCGCGCAGCCTGACCCGTCACTTCCGCGACGAGACCACGCTCAGCTTCGCCCAGTGGCGGCAGCAGGCCCGCCTGTCCGAGGCCCTGCGCCAGCTGACCGACGGCCGCAGCGTGGCCGACATCGCACACGCGCTGGGCTTCAGCAGCGCCAGCGCCTTCGTCACCGTGTTCCGCCGCCACTTCGGGCTGCCGCCGGGGCGCTACCTGGCACGGGCCGGACATGGCCTGGAAACCGGGCTGGACCCTGCGCGCGGCTTGGCATCCCCCGCCGCATCCGGATAA
- the emrR gene encoding multidrug efflux system transcriptional regulator EmrR, giving the protein MICPATTPPSFGLLLRQVRDGLVRQLDASMAEEDLGIGFTHYIGLKVLSNMAPCTANELAQAIDQVPSAVTRLLDKLESLGCVRREPHAQDRRALQIVLTDEGRALWARLKLRGDAVMDYALRDLSADERTLLLSLLTRIRDSLTTP; this is encoded by the coding sequence ATGATCTGTCCTGCAACCACTCCCCCCAGCTTCGGCCTGCTGCTGCGCCAGGTGCGCGACGGCCTGGTCCGTCAACTCGACGCATCCATGGCTGAAGAAGACCTGGGTATCGGCTTCACCCACTACATCGGGTTGAAGGTGCTTTCCAACATGGCCCCGTGCACGGCCAACGAGCTGGCCCAGGCCATCGACCAGGTGCCCAGTGCGGTGACCCGCCTGCTGGACAAGCTGGAGTCGCTGGGCTGCGTCCGCCGCGAACCGCATGCCCAGGACCGGCGTGCGCTGCAGATCGTGCTGACCGATGAAGGCCGCGCACTGTGGGCGCGGCTGAAGCTGCGCGGCGACGCGGTGATGGATTACGCCCTGCGTGATCTTTCCGCCGACGAGCGCACGCTGCTGCTGTCCCTCCTTACCCGAATCCGCGATTCCCTGACGACCCCATGA